A region of the Chryseobacterium cucumeris genome:
ATCATCCTTCTTCATGTTTTCGGTGTAATATTTTGAGAAAAAATCCACAAACTGCTGATCTTCGGTTTCGTAATACGCCATCTTTTTGGCTGATAATACGGCTTTGGCACCGGGTATTTCACGGACCGCTTTAATAATCTCAACGATATATTTGTATTCCAGCGTATCAGCGAAAAGTTCCTGGTCTTTATAGATCACGTATCCTCCGTTTTCAGCAATAAAACCGATCTCACTTTCTATTTCTCCGAAATAATGGGTAATGCCCGGCATCTGTCTTCCGCTTGCCGGGACAAATACAATGTTTCTCTTTTTCAGTTCTTTATAAACTTCTGAAAACTCAGGGCTCATTTCATGGCTGGAGTTAAGAAACGTCCCATCCATGTCCGTCACAATTAATTTAATCTGTTCCATAATTTTATTGGGAAAAGCGAAATTCTGTACGTAGCAGAATCATAATTTGCTTATTCTTTTCAAAGATATTGATTTATTATTTTTTCTTGTAATGAATGGTGGAAAGGTTTCTTAATATTGCGGCACTTTGTTCGGGGGTAATGTCCCGTTGAGGCTCTGCAAGCATTTCATATCCTACCATAAATTTTTTTATTTCCGCACTTCTGAGCAACGGCGGATAAAAGTGCATATGAAAATGCCATTCAGGATGCTCTTTTCCGTCTGTTGGAGATTGATGAATTCCCGCAGAATAAGGAAATGACGTTTCAAAAAGGTTATCATATATTGTGGTCAGATCCTTGAGGACAGCAGCAAAAGATTCTTTTTCCGCTTCAGAAAATTCCGCAATATTTTCTCTTTTCTGTTTGCTGATCATCATTGTTTCGTAAGGCCAAGACGCCCAAAACGGCACCAATGCGGCAAAGTGTTCATTTTCTGTGACGATGCGCTCACCAGCCGTGATTTCCTGCCGAAGATAGTCTTCCAGCAATGTCCTTTTATTCTTTTCAAAATACGATTTCAGCTGATCCTGGGTTTTCTGAACCATTGCCGGAATGGACGACTGCGCCCATATCTGACCATGCGGATGCGGGTTGCTGCAGCCCATGATGCTTCCTTTATTTTCAAAAATCTGAACATAGTTGATATGGTCCAGAGCGGCCAGCTCATTGAACTGCTCCTGCCATACATCCACCACATTTTTGATGTGTTCCAAAGACATTTCCGGCAAAGTAAGGCTGTGGTTTTCAGAAAAACAAACCACCCTGTTGATTCCTCGTTCCGGAAGTAGAGTAAAAAATCCTGACTGTTGTTCAGAAAAATCAACTTCTTCATTCAGCAATGCTCCAAAATCATTGTTAAAGACATAGGTTCCTTTATATTCAGGGTTACGGTCTCCATTAGCACGAATATTTCCTGAGCAGAGATAGCAGTCCGGGGCATATTCAGGACGGTTTTCTGTTACTGTTTCTTCTCTCTGCCCCTGCCATGGCCTGTTTGCCCGTTGTGGGGAAACGAGTATCCATTCATCCAAAAGAGGATTGTATCTTCTGTGGGGATGTTTTTTAGGGTCAAATAATGTATTCATTGGTGTATTCTTTTATCCCGTCTGAAATTTTAACCTGGTAAACTTTCATCTCAATATTAAAGTGTTCAAAATATTTTTCACTGATGGCCTGAATTACTTCCTCAACTTTATCTTCCTGAATCAGGTTGATGCTGCAGCCTCCGAAACCTCCTCCCATCATTCTTGCTCCCAGTACACCTCCCTGCTGCAATGTGTTTTCAACCAAAAAATCAAGTTCTTCGCAGCTGACTTCAAATTCAGTGGACAGCCCGGCGTGAGTTTCCGTGAGAAGTCTTCCCAGATGCTCAACATTTCCTTCTGAAATAGCTTTTGCCGCCATTTCTACCCTCTTTATTTCTTTCAGTAAGTAGAGACATCTTTTATGTGAAACACTTCCCATTTTCTCTTTAACACTGTCAAGCATAGTTGTGGTAAAATCCCGGAACTTCTCTACTTCGGGGAATTTTTCCCATAAAACTTTTTTTCCATGCTCAACATCTTTACGCCTTTCATTATAGCCGGATGTCAGATGACTATGTTTTACACAGCTGTCAAAAAGCAATAAGCTGTATCCTTTAAGGTCAGCATCAAAATATTGATGTTCCAGGGAATTGCAATCAAGCATAATGACCTTATTTTCCTTTCCGAAAACGGAGGCAAACTGATCCATAATTCCGCACTGAACTCCTGCAAAAGTATGTTCGGATTTTTGCCCGATCACCGCGATTTCTTTTTTTGACAGCCGCAGATCAAAAAGTTCATTAAGGATATAGGCAAAACCGCATTCAAGAGCGGCCGAAGAGGAAAGCCCGGATCCCATCGGGATGGTACTGCTGAAAACAATTTCCATTCCGCAAAATTGATTTTCGGGTTTCTGCAGCTGACTGAAAACGCCTAGAATATAGTTCATCCACATCTGCTGTACCGGTTTTACCTCTTTTGTAACATCAAATGTATATTCTTCTCCAAGATCCTTGGCTATGATCCTGCACAAATTGGTCTGTGGCCGTCTGCGGACAGCAAAACAGATGTATTTGTCTATGGCAGCAGGCAATACAAAGCCGTCGCTATAGTCTACATGCTCACCAATAATATTAATTCTTCCGGGAGAAAGGAAAATATGTTCAGGCTCTTCTTTGAATTCGGTCCTAAACTTTTGCAGGGTTGGGTTGATTAACTGTTCATCCATATCAATCTTTTCTGATCAAACAGATCCTGGGGATCTTAAGTATAAAACTACTGAATTTATAACAGAGAAATTATACTTTTAAACATTATTATAAGTGTTAAATATACACTTAAATTTCAATACATTCCAACACAGCAATTTATTTTTAAACCCGACTGTGAATTACTCCATAAAATAATTAAATTCTTTTCTGTACTGAGAAGGGCTTTTACTGATATACTCTTTAAAAGTCCTGTTAAAATAGCTGAAGTTATTGAACCCCGATTCAAAGCAGACTTCCGTAATACTCAAAGGCTGTTCTGCCAGAAGCTTAAGAGCATGGGTAATTCTGTATTCGTTGACAAACTGTGTAAAGGTTTTATTGGTAATTTTTTTAAAATACCGGCAGAAAGACGGCACTTTCATATTGGCAAGATCAGCCATCTCCTCGAGGGTTATGGCTTCTTTGAAATGATCTTTAACGTAATTGAATATAAGATTGATTCTTTCATTATCTTCAATCTGTGTCTGAAGGTAATATTTCCCTGCATTTAAAATCCTGTAATCCTGGGTAACAGACAGTTCATCCAATATTTTCAGAAATCTGCACAGCTTGTCGAGGGAGGAAGCATCATGCATCTCCGTAATCTCTTTCCCGATTGTTTTCTTCACTTCTTCCCCGAATACGATTCCTGCTTTTGACTTTTCCAGCAGTGCAGAAATCCTTTGCATCTCCGGAATATTCCAGATCGGTTCTCCTAAAAAATCAGGCTTAAACTGAATCACCATTTCATACTCATTATGTGTACTTTCATTGGTCAGTCCACAATGTGGAAGGTTACTTCCTATCAGTACAAGATCTCCCTCTGAAAAATAAGTGATACTGCTTCCGATCTGTCTTTTCCCGGAGCCTTTGCATACAAAAATCAGCTCAACCTCGGGATGGTAATGCCAGACATGAGATTTTATATTCTCATTAGTCAGAAATTTAAGGCTGGTAAAACTGCTTCCTATAGTAGGTCTTACCGCCTCAAAAGAAGGATTTACATGTTTCATAGGCCAAATACAAATAATTTCATATGCAAAATTAACAAATAATACACTAATATCATTAAACAAGGTTAATATAGTACATTAATATGAAAATTTAATTATAGCCTGAGAATTATTGCTGCCATAGCTTTGCAGTATTAATCCTAAAAGCCTTAACCCATGAGCACATTATTAAAAGCCGTATTTTTTGCAGGAGCCTTATTGTTTTCAGCAAATGTAATGAGTAAGGACAGAGATTTTTCCCTTTCCTTTGGAAACGTACAAGACAAAACCTTGAATTTTGAGCTTTCAAATGCTAAAAGTGTTTCTGTTTTTGTCTATAACACTGCACATGACGAACTATTTTCCGAAAATCTTGCAGATGGAGATCATGTGATCAAGACTTATGACTTCCAGAGCTTTACACCGGGGACGTATTATCTGGTAGCAGAATCAGAAGCAAAGATCGAAAAATACAAGATTAAAATCAATGCTGATAATGTAATGGAGGTGGAAAAAACACCTGTAAGCGCTGTGCATAAGCCTGAATATACAATTTCCGGGCATATGGCCAAACTTCACATGTCTGATGTAAAAGGACCGGTAAGCATTTCAGTATATGACCTTTCCAATACAACATATTATACTTCGAATAAAAAATATGCTGACGGCAAGGTGGATATCACTTTTGATCTTGATCCTAAAACAGCAGATCAGTATATCATCCAGGTTGAAGAAAACGGAAATGTTTTTAATAAGATAATTTCTCTCCGATAAAACGGAATATACAGATAGATTGATCTATCGATCATTCCAATTATTTTGGATTAAAATTTTACTTACAGTTTATTGTTTTGAGGCAGCTCCATTTCCTAACAGAAAAAGAGCTGCCTCATTTTTTAATTTTAATTGTGATGACCCATGTTCAGTTTAATCTTTTTCAGATCTTCCAGTTCGTGAACAGGCCGTTCTATATCATAAGGTATAGGTTTTTTGGAAAAAGTCTGGAAATACAGCAGGCAGGCATCTTTCCACCACACCGCATCCTTAGATTGAATTTTAAGCTTTGACTGAACATCAGCAAACCTTTGTTTATCAATATAAGGTTCCATTCTATTCCAGACTTTCTGATAGTCCCTTACCTTCTTCACCCCGGAATCATAGGTATAACACAGCTCATCCCACAAAGATTTTCCGTCTTTCATTGTATAATCCCATGGAACATGATGAAACCACAGGATAAGATTTTCCGGGCAGGTTGAGATGTTTCCATATCTTTCATTAAGCGGTGGAAAATACTGTGAAACCGCATTGCTTCCTGTTTTTGTTCTGTTAAAACCTACCCCTTTAGCATCAGCCTGATGGTAATAGACAGGGGACCAGTCTGGTCTTCCGCCTTTATAATCTCCCCATGGTTCAGGGCCGTAGTGATGACCTCCCGCAAAGATATGGTGTAATCCTAATGGCATCATATAATCCACGGCAGTTTCTCTGGAAGAAAGCATGATCTCCTTTACCGGATTCAGAAAGTTTTGATCGTCTGTGAAGGTCATTTTAATCCATTCATCTGCAATCTGCTCTGAGGTCACCTGATGGTTCCATGCTAATCTCCCGAATGCATACCAGTTGGCCTGAGCAAAATGATGTCCCGTCCAGTTCGTATCTTCCCCGATATTGGCAACGGCTGAAATGGCTGTCAATTTTGCGGGTCTTAAAGTACCGTCTGTTATTTTAGCAATCGTAGAGCCTTGGCCGTCAGAATAAGTATCGCTGTCCAGAGTTTCCTTGAATAATGGAGCCAGGAAAACGAGATGGTTTGAAAAGCCCAGATATTCCTGGGTGATCTGAAATTCTACCATTTCAGAAGTTTTTCTTAAAGCTCCGAAGAGTGGATTGAACGCTTCGCGAGGCTGGAAATCAATCGGTCCGTTTTTGATCTGAATAATTACATTATCCCTGAATTTACCATCCAGAGGAACAAATTCAAGATAAGCCTGTTTGGCTCTGTCGTCTTTGCTTGGACTGTAAACAAAGGCTCTCCACATCACGATCCCGTTGTAAGGTTTCAGGGCATCAGCCATCATATTGGCTCCATCTGCATGGGTTCTTCCGTAATCCTGAGGGCCCGGCTGCCCTTCGGAATTGGCTTTCACCAAAAATCCGCCAAAATCGGGAATTAACTTGTAAATTTCAGCCGCTTTATCCTTCCACCATTTTTTTACGTCTTTATTCAACGGATCTGAATTTTGTAATCCGCCCAGCACTTTAGGTGAAGAAAAATTCACGGAAAGATATACCTTGATGCCGTAAGGTCTGAAAATATCAGCCAAAACCCTTACTTTTTTAAGATAATCTTCCCTAAGCATATTGGGCGATGCATTCACATTATTCAAAACAACGGAATTGATTCCTACAGAAGCATTGGCTCTTGCATATTCTTCATAACGCGGCGAAACTTTCCCGGGTAAATCTTCCCATTTCCAGAGTGATCTTCCGGCATAGCCTCTTTCAATACTTCCATCCAGATTATCCCAATGATCCAGAACCCTTACATCGTATGAGGGCTTTTCTATCGTATTTAAATGAGACAGGTCGGCTTTTGTCTGCTGTAATCTTAAAATATGATAGACTCCATACAACAGTCCTATTTCTTTACCCGCAGAAATAACAATTTTTTCAGGCGTGGAAACAATCCTGTAACCGTCTTTCAGGTTTTTCTCTTTGTTTTCGGTACGAAGTTCCACCGTCTGTCCCTGCCAGTGGCTGCCCAGCTCTTTTCTGGCAATATTCAGGGTTGGACTGCTGCCTTTGGAAATAATTTGATCTGCCGATATTCCGTTTTTTGCAGGAAACCGAAGCCAGAGCTGACTTCCGTCCTCCGCGAAAACCAGCAAAGGAAATATCAGAAAAAATAGAATGTTGAGTCTCAGATATCGCATTGAAAAATTTTAAATTATTAAAGATGGCTATGACTGATCTTCCAGACCTTCAATCGTTTTGATTTTGCCTTCGTTATCGTATTCCAGTTCAATCACTTTCATACTTCTCAGCCATGTTTTACCACCACTTGGTACAGAATCATGGAAAAACAGATACCATTTTCCTTTGAACTCCACGATGCTGTGATGGGTAGTCCATCCTACCACCGGAGTAAGAATTTCACCCTGAAAAGTAAACGGACCGTAAGGATTATCCCCGGTTGCATAGCAAATCAGGTGGGTGTCCCCTGTAGAATAAGAAAAATAATATTTGCCATTGTACTGATGCATCCATGAAGCTTCAAAAAAGCGGTGCTTATCTCCATGAAGCAGCGGTTTTCCGTTTTCATCGATGATGATAACATCTTTAGGTGCTTCGGCAAACTCAAGCATATTATCGCTCAGCAGAGCCACTTTTGAATGGATTGCGGGTTCATCATTTTCTGGAATTATAGCAGATTCAAGTGCCTTATTATCTCTGTAACGCTGTAATTGTCCGCCCCAGATCCCTCCGAAGTACATATAATATTTACCTTTATCTTCAAAAATGCAGGGATCGATGCTGTAACTTCCCATCATCGGATGTTTTTCAGGAATGAAAGGCCCGTAAGGTTTATCACTCACTGCAACACCGATTCTGAAGATATCATTCTGATCTTTAAGAGGAAAGTACATATAATATTTGCCGTCTTTAAAGGCCACATCGCAATCCCAAAGCTGTCTCCCCGCCCATGGGATATCTTTTACCGAAAGGACTACACCATGATCTTTAATTTCTCCGCTGTCCACATCATCCATTGAGAAAACATGGTAATCATTCATATCGAAGTGATCCCCGTTATCGTTTTCTTCAATTCCGCTTTCGCGGTCGTGAGAAGGATAGATATAGATTTTATCTTCAAAAACATGAACGGAAGGATCTGCCATATAATCTTCCGGGAATAAATATTTTGATTTTTTCATTAAGTAAAAATTCTATTGATTTTAATTTTTCTCTGCCAATTTTATTATTTTTTGTACCACAGGTTTCTCCTGGTCTTTCCTGTTAAACAGCAACGGGTAATCTGTTCTTCCTTTTACCGGAAAATCGTTTTTCCAGGACTGCTTATCGGTAACTCCCCATAAGGTCACCCTTCTTATTTTATCTTTATGTTGCAAGAACAAGCCAAAGAAATCAAGGTAACGTTTTTCCCATTTCATTTCTACTTCTTTGGGAAGTCCTTTGGTGTAGGGATTCATTTCTTTCTGATAGGCAACAGTGTCCGAAACATTGGCAGAGCTTCCCCATGGAGAAGGCAGTGCACTGATTTCAAGTTCTGTAATATTGACTTTAACTCCTGCATTGGAATAGGCCAGAATTGCTTTCCCGTATTCATCTATGGAAGGGTTATCCATCCCGACATGGGCCTGCATTCCTACTCCATCAATACGGATTCCTCTTGATTTAAGTTTCTCAACCATTGCAATGACTGTTTTTACCTTTTCAGGATACCATTCATTATAATCGTTGTAATATAATTCTGCATTGGGATCAGCTTCCTGTGCATACTGAAATGCCAAAGGAATAAAATCTTCACCCAGGATTTCGTAAAACTTACTTTTCCTGTAGGTTCCGTCTTCAAGAATGGCTTCATTCACCACATCCCATCCTTTTACTTTCCCTTTGTAACGGGAAACTACGGTTGTAATGTGGTTTTTCATGCGCTGTTTCAATACTTCAGGAGAAACATCCTTTGCATTTTTATCTGTAAAAAACCATTTTGGAAGCTGGGAATGCCAGATTAACGTATGCCCAATGATGAACATATTGTTTTTTATTCCGAAATCAACAAATTTATCGGCATCATCAAAGAAGAACTTTCCTTCCTGAGGCTGCAGGAACATCGATTTCATACAGTTTTCAGCAACAACAGAGCTGAATTGTTTTTTGATAATCGCTGCAGCTTTCTGATCTGCGCCGTCAATCTGGGGAAGGCTCATGGCAGTTCCGATATAGAATTTGTCCTGAAATGCTTTTTTTAAAGTACCATCGGATTTCTGCGCCGACAGCCCGGAAGCGGTAAGAGCCGCCAAACCAATTAAAATACGTTTCATAGTAATTTTTTTATTTTCTTCTTTCAGCCAGATCTTTTTCAATCTGAACTTCCATTTTTTTGTTGATTTTGTAAAATAAAAGCAGTCCGCAGGCAATGAAGAACGGAATGGACGGGAATATACTCACGAGCATCTTCGCTCCTGCTGCCACTGTTTCAGGCTGAATCACCTGTTCGGTCCCGTGTACTGAAATGTATCCGTATTTTCCAATGATCAAAGCTACCAGAGAGCTTCCGATGCTTAGACCTACTTTCAGTCCTACCATCATGGCAGAGAAAATAATAGCCGTTGCCCTGCGGTTGTTCTTCCATTCCGAATAATCGGCCACATCGGCAATCATCGCCCACAAAAGCGGCGTGCTGATTCCATAAAAGAATCCGTGTAAAATCTGTGACAGGAACATAATTCCAACTGCTTTCGGAGGATAAAATATAAAGAACAGGATAAACAATGTAGAAATGAATAATGAAGCGATAAAAGTATCTCTTTTTCCAAATCTGTCTGCCAGTTTTTTAGAGAAGGTAATGCCGACGATCATCATCACAATTCCTCCTGCATTAAATAGTCCGAACCCAGCAGACTTGGGATCTTCCCCAAAGAAATTCATTCCTGCAGAATTAAAGAATGCTGTAATGGGTGAGATAAAACTTTTGAGAGCATTTTCATCTACATAGTTGTTAAAATAATATACATAAGATCCACCTTTCATAGCCAGTGTGATAAATATAAATGCAGTCACAGTAAGCATAATAATCCAGGGTCTGTTCTGGAATAAATCTTTTAAATCCTCTTTCAGACTTGATTTCTGCTCCGGTTTGGGAATGATTCTTTCTTTGGTGGTAAAAAAGGTAATCAGTAACATGACGGATCCGATCACCGCCAGCCATGTCATAACGGTCTCGATCCCCTGTGCTTTATCTCCGTGTCCTACATATAGAATGATTGGCAACATAAATACCTGTACAAAGAACTGGGCAAACATCACCGCTACAAAACGGTACGAAGAAATACTGTTTCTTTCTCCCATATCCCCTGTAATCACACCGCTCAGAGCAGCATATGGTAAGTTATTGGAAGCATATAATAACAATAATAATGAATAGGTAACCGCAGCATAGATCATTTTACCCTGGTAGGAAAAGTGAGGCGTGCTGAAGGCCAAAAGTGCTGCAATACCAAGCGGTACAGCGGTAAATAAAATCCATGGACGGAATTTCCCCCATCGTGAGCTTGTACGGTCTGCCAGTGCTCCGATAAGCGGATTAAAGCCAAACCCGGCAATTAAACCTACAGTAAGGGTAATGACAGAAGCATCTTCTGCTTTGAGTCCGTAAATATCTGTATAAAAATAGGTCAGGTAGGTGACTAAGGTCTGAAAAACAAGGTTGGCTGCCAGATCTCCCAGGCTATACCCTACTTTTTCTATTACCGATATTTTTTGTGGTTGATGATCCATTGATTCTAATAAGGTTTCTATGTTAAATTAATTTTTTTCTGTTGTAAAAGGTGAAGCCGGAAGCCCGCTTTTATTTTTAAGATTGCCGTCTGGGTTGTCTGCCCAGTCGTAACGTACATTGACAGGACTGGTGACCTGATCATTCCAGACAACGACTTTATTACCTTTTGCTTCTGCTTTTGCCCATTGATAACGGCCGTCTTTCTGCTGTATGGCAAAACCTGTAAGGCTTCCCTGTACCAGATCATCTGTTCCGGTTTTAAAGGATAAAATAATGGTATTGCCTTCTGTTTTCATCGACTGATAAACAGGTCCGTCAGCTATGATTTTTTTGCCTTCCCCTACTTTCAGGGCCTGTAAAGCCAGCCTGTCACCCACTGTTTTTTTATTGAGCGGATGAATATCGTTCCATTCTCCCACATCAATCGTTACCGCAAGTCCTGAATAAGGAACATTCAGAGAAACCTGTCTCTGCTGTTCTCTCAGCTCAGCCCAGTTGCTTTCAATCGGTTCATCCTTTTTCTCCATAAAATTAGCCAGCTGTACAATGAAGAACGGCAAATCAGTCTTGTTCCATTTTGAACGCCAATCTAAAATCATTGTTGAAAGCAAATCTCCGTATTCTTTTGGTTTCCCGGTATTACTTTCACCCTGATACCAGATAAATCCTTTGATTTTATAATTGATCAGCGGATTAATCATGGCATTGTAAAGCCCTACCGGTTTCCAGCGGATAAATGTCTGTCCGGGAGCCATTTTTTCCATTTTTGTACCTATTTTATATTTCCACTCGCCTTTAAGGTCTGTTTTTTGACCGTCGATTTCCAGATAATATGGCTTATCAGCGATAAACTGTCCTTTTCCGCTGCCGTTGATGACTCTTACCGTGATGATGTTCTTTCCTTCTTTTAAAACACCTTTCGGAATGTCATACCATCTCGGCGGATATTCATAGGTTACATTTCCTACTTTGATCCCATTAATGTAAGTAATATCAGCATCTTTTATCCTTCCCAGATTGAGAAATGCTGTTTTCTGATCCACTCCTTTGGGCAGAATAATTTCTTTACGGAACCATACCGAACCGTCAAACGGAGCTTCCTGATCTTCCCATGATCCCGGTACCATCATGGTTTTCCACCCGGAATCATTCCCGTTATCTTTTTCCCAGTGTTGGTTGAAACCAATATCACTCTGATCCAGCTCTGCATACCAGGCTTTGCTTAATGATCTTTCCTGGGATTCTGTAGATTGTATCAGATCATCGTTTTTCCATTTTTCTGCTTCAGCCAGGTATTCCGGGTATTTTTTCAGTGATTTTTCATCCATCCAGGCCTGAACCGGAGAACCTCCCAGACTGGTATGAATGATTCCTACAGGAACTTTG
Encoded here:
- a CDS encoding sialate O-acetylesterase; its protein translation is MKNRTLYLLFFLAAICSFHAKVRLPALVSDGMILQRNQDLKIWGYADAGEKITIKFINKTYNATADQRGNWSLMIPKLNAGGPYTMMINEITLKDILIGDVWVASGQSNMELPMRRLTPLYENEIKNANNQNIRFFTVPQKYNFKAPQNDLDGGKWESTNPQTILDFSGVAYFFAKELNDKNKVPVGIIHTSLGGSPVQAWMDEKSLKKYPEYLAEAEKWKNDDLIQSTESQERSLSKAWYAELDQSDIGFNQHWEKDNGNDSGWKTMMVPGSWEDQEAPFDGSVWFRKEIILPKGVDQKTAFLNLGRIKDADITYINGIKVGNVTYEYPPRWYDIPKGVLKEGKNIITVRVINGSGKGQFIADKPYYLEIDGQKTDLKGEWKYKIGTKMEKMAPGQTFIRWKPVGLYNAMINPLINYKIKGFIWYQGESNTGKPKEYGDLLSTMILDWRSKWNKTDLPFFIVQLANFMEKKDEPIESNWAELREQQRQVSLNVPYSGLAVTIDVGEWNDIHPLNKKTVGDRLALQALKVGEGKKIIADGPVYQSMKTEGNTIILSFKTGTDDLVQGSLTGFAIQQKDGRYQWAKAEAKGNKVVVWNDQVTSPVNVRYDWADNPDGNLKNKSGLPASPFTTEKN
- a CDS encoding MFS transporter; this translates as MDHQPQKISVIEKVGYSLGDLAANLVFQTLVTYLTYFYTDIYGLKAEDASVITLTVGLIAGFGFNPLIGALADRTSSRWGKFRPWILFTAVPLGIAALLAFSTPHFSYQGKMIYAAVTYSLLLLLYASNNLPYAALSGVITGDMGERNSISSYRFVAVMFAQFFVQVFMLPIILYVGHGDKAQGIETVMTWLAVIGSVMLLITFFTTKERIIPKPEQKSSLKEDLKDLFQNRPWIIMLTVTAFIFITLAMKGGSYVYYFNNYVDENALKSFISPITAFFNSAGMNFFGEDPKSAGFGLFNAGGIVMMIVGITFSKKLADRFGKRDTFIASLFISTLFILFFIFYPPKAVGIMFLSQILHGFFYGISTPLLWAMIADVADYSEWKNNRRATAIIFSAMMVGLKVGLSIGSSLVALIIGKYGYISVHGTEQVIQPETVAAGAKMLVSIFPSIPFFIACGLLLFYKINKKMEVQIEKDLAERRK
- a CDS encoding endo-1,4-beta-xylanase — encoded protein: MKRILIGLAALTASGLSAQKSDGTLKKAFQDKFYIGTAMSLPQIDGADQKAAAIIKKQFSSVVAENCMKSMFLQPQEGKFFFDDADKFVDFGIKNNMFIIGHTLIWHSQLPKWFFTDKNAKDVSPEVLKQRMKNHITTVVSRYKGKVKGWDVVNEAILEDGTYRKSKFYEILGEDFIPLAFQYAQEADPNAELYYNDYNEWYPEKVKTVIAMVEKLKSRGIRIDGVGMQAHVGMDNPSIDEYGKAILAYSNAGVKVNITELEISALPSPWGSSANVSDTVAYQKEMNPYTKGLPKEVEMKWEKRYLDFFGLFLQHKDKIRRVTLWGVTDKQSWKNDFPVKGRTDYPLLFNRKDQEKPVVQKIIKLAEKN
- a CDS encoding glycoside hydrolase family 43 protein, which gives rise to MKKSKYLFPEDYMADPSVHVFEDKIYIYPSHDRESGIEENDNGDHFDMNDYHVFSMDDVDSGEIKDHGVVLSVKDIPWAGRQLWDCDVAFKDGKYYMYFPLKDQNDIFRIGVAVSDKPYGPFIPEKHPMMGSYSIDPCIFEDKGKYYMYFGGIWGGQLQRYRDNKALESAIIPENDEPAIHSKVALLSDNMLEFAEAPKDVIIIDENGKPLLHGDKHRFFEASWMHQYNGKYYFSYSTGDTHLICYATGDNPYGPFTFQGEILTPVVGWTTHHSIVEFKGKWYLFFHDSVPSGGKTWLRSMKVIELEYDNEGKIKTIEGLEDQS
- a CDS encoding alpha-glucuronidase; amino-acid sequence: MRYLRLNILFFLIFPLLVFAEDGSQLWLRFPAKNGISADQIISKGSSPTLNIARKELGSHWQGQTVELRTENKEKNLKDGYRIVSTPEKIVISAGKEIGLLYGVYHILRLQQTKADLSHLNTIEKPSYDVRVLDHWDNLDGSIERGYAGRSLWKWEDLPGKVSPRYEEYARANASVGINSVVLNNVNASPNMLREDYLKKVRVLADIFRPYGIKVYLSVNFSSPKVLGGLQNSDPLNKDVKKWWKDKAAEIYKLIPDFGGFLVKANSEGQPGPQDYGRTHADGANMMADALKPYNGIVMWRAFVYSPSKDDRAKQAYLEFVPLDGKFRDNVIIQIKNGPIDFQPREAFNPLFGALRKTSEMVEFQITQEYLGFSNHLVFLAPLFKETLDSDTYSDGQGSTIAKITDGTLRPAKLTAISAVANIGEDTNWTGHHFAQANWYAFGRLAWNHQVTSEQIADEWIKMTFTDDQNFLNPVKEIMLSSRETAVDYMMPLGLHHIFAGGHHYGPEPWGDYKGGRPDWSPVYYHQADAKGVGFNRTKTGSNAVSQYFPPLNERYGNISTCPENLILWFHHVPWDYTMKDGKSLWDELCYTYDSGVKKVRDYQKVWNRMEPYIDKQRFADVQSKLKIQSKDAVWWKDACLLYFQTFSKKPIPYDIERPVHELEDLKKIKLNMGHHN
- the galK gene encoding galactokinase produces the protein MDEQLINPTLQKFRTEFKEEPEHIFLSPGRINIIGEHVDYSDGFVLPAAIDKYICFAVRRRPQTNLCRIIAKDLGEEYTFDVTKEVKPVQQMWMNYILGVFSQLQKPENQFCGMEIVFSSTIPMGSGLSSSAALECGFAYILNELFDLRLSKKEIAVIGQKSEHTFAGVQCGIMDQFASVFGKENKVIMLDCNSLEHQYFDADLKGYSLLLFDSCVKHSHLTSGYNERRKDVEHGKKVLWEKFPEVEKFRDFTTTMLDSVKEKMGSVSHKRCLYLLKEIKRVEMAAKAISEGNVEHLGRLLTETHAGLSTEFEVSCEELDFLVENTLQQGGVLGARMMGGGFGGCSINLIQEDKVEEVIQAISEKYFEHFNIEMKVYQVKISDGIKEYTNEYII
- a CDS encoding AraC family transcriptional regulator, with the protein product MKHVNPSFEAVRPTIGSSFTSLKFLTNENIKSHVWHYHPEVELIFVCKGSGKRQIGSSITYFSEGDLVLIGSNLPHCGLTNESTHNEYEMVIQFKPDFLGEPIWNIPEMQRISALLEKSKAGIVFGEEVKKTIGKEITEMHDASSLDKLCRFLKILDELSVTQDYRILNAGKYYLQTQIEDNERINLIFNYVKDHFKEAITLEEMADLANMKVPSFCRYFKKITNKTFTQFVNEYRITHALKLLAEQPLSITEVCFESGFNNFSYFNRTFKEYISKSPSQYRKEFNYFME
- a CDS encoding UDP-glucose--hexose-1-phosphate uridylyltransferase, producing MNTLFDPKKHPHRRYNPLLDEWILVSPQRANRPWQGQREETVTENRPEYAPDCYLCSGNIRANGDRNPEYKGTYVFNNDFGALLNEEVDFSEQQSGFFTLLPERGINRVVCFSENHSLTLPEMSLEHIKNVVDVWQEQFNELAALDHINYVQIFENKGSIMGCSNPHPHGQIWAQSSIPAMVQKTQDQLKSYFEKNKRTLLEDYLRQEITAGERIVTENEHFAALVPFWASWPYETMMISKQKRENIAEFSEAEKESFAAVLKDLTTIYDNLFETSFPYSAGIHQSPTDGKEHPEWHFHMHFYPPLLRSAEIKKFMVGYEMLAEPQRDITPEQSAAILRNLSTIHYKKK
- a CDS encoding HAD family hydrolase, which encodes MEQIKLIVTDMDGTFLNSSHEMSPEFSEVYKELKKRNIVFVPASGRQMPGITHYFGEIESEIGFIAENGGYVIYKDQELFADTLEYKYIVEIIKAVREIPGAKAVLSAKKMAYYETEDQQFVDFFSKYYTENMKKDDLTEKIDDTAFKIAVYHPEGSEKHLYPALKKFEEFGLEVVVSGAYWLDVMNKDINKGNALKILQKSLGISPENTMAFGDYMNDIEMLKNAKYSYAMQNAHPNVKQVANFEACTNDSFGVLKTIKDYLHLN